The Phragmites australis chromosome 13, lpPhrAust1.1, whole genome shotgun sequence DNA window CGTTCAGCCCGCGAGGCCGCAACCACCCACCGACCCACAGCGCGCGCGCTGCAGCTCTCCTCTCCGCcgtcgtttccaccaaatctgCCCTCCTGCCGCCCGCCGCTCGCCTCCTATGTCTGTGGTCTCCTCttcgggcggcggcggggagggttGCCTCTGCACCTGCTTCGCGGCCCGCTCTTCCTTGGCTTCCTCGTCGACACCGCCCGGCTCAAAGCGCTCCTCCCCGCCTGCGGCACCGGGAGCGTCTTCTCCGCCACCGTCGAGGTCGTCAGCCTCGTCACCAACGTGCTCGCCACGGACTGAGGCCTCGACCAGGGACTCCTCCGCCACTGCGCGCGCCGGGGCCTCCAGCTGCTCTGCCTCTCCAAGCCGCTCCAAGCTGCACGTTTTCGTCCGCAGTATAGGGAAGGGTGATTGCTTGagtgttcttcactcttggttGCTTTCCATCTAACGAGGTCGTGAGTTGGATTTCTTGGTGGTTTGTTTTGGTCTTGTAGATTTGTATGCTTTGCATTTGGTAGAAAATTGCCTGTTTTCTTCTAGGTTTTCACAATATCATGGTTGAATATggtattttgtttaagttttgCCAAGTTGTGCTAACGAAAAAAAAACTGGCTTATTCCATAAaacgaaaaagaaaagtaaCTGGCTTGAAGTACATGTTGTCCAGCGTTGACGCGAAAAGACATCACACCAAATATTGAGCACCTAGTGTGCACAATCCGACGAGCAGCACCCAGGATACCCCAGTCGTATTGCTATGTTGTCGGATCTTCGTCGTCACCCACGCTCGGAAAAGACCTTGTCGGAGCGCGGATAGCCAGTGGCTTGTCCTTgatcgtcgagatcaagaacagatAGCAATATAGATTGAAAGAGAGAATATAACTACAGAAGCTAGGTAAAATAGATGAAAATGAAAGATAGATTGTGTTTTGATTGATTGGTTCATTTTTTCTCAATCGGCTAtaaccctctcatatttaaagggtggcATGTCTTAGCCATACAAAATCAGAActtctaattcaaaccgaataagacttacatatatgatttgGTTTGTCTTCCGATCTCTAAATTTCccataactaacatatctttcctagTTAACCATATGAACTCCTATATATCTACTCAAGTATTCTTTATTACAGTTCGACTTTCATGGTTCACTGGTTGCAGGCATTGTTCACTGGTTGAAGTAATGTTTATCGGTTGGAGTTACTATTCATCTGGTTGAAGGTATTGTTCACTGGTCGGAGTACTATTCACCGATCAATCAGGAAACTTTCAGAATTGAAATTCTTCCTAATATGCCAATTTCGGTCGTCAACACATGCCTACTTGTTTTTTGGTAAAACTTGCGTACCAAAAAACATATGTTCTCTACTTCTACATTTCTTAGGGCGATGATCAAGACATTGACCATAAGTATCTTAGGATGATGGTAACTAATACATCGCCCTTATGTCTTTGCTTACTGATTCACTACACCATTTAACCGAAACTCAGAAggtaacataaaaatcatattaatATCCATACCTTCGGTTGGTGAAGCATCATTAGAATGCACTGGCGATTCTCCATAATCAAGTAATTCTTTATCTTCCTTATCATCTTGCATAGGCGTCGGCGCTGTTGTTGGTGAAGGGGCTGTTGTAGGAGCTGTTATAACATCTAGCTTTGATCTCTATATTTACTTCACGGGTTGCATTGGCTTAATCTCATTGAAAGTAGCATTCCGTAACTTTTCAGCTTGTTACTCTACCAATTCTTACTTATGTAGCCGCTGCaatctttgtttctttgtttgAGATAAGCCTGAGAGGACACCATCTCGGTTGTAGGTATTTAGAAAGCGTATTAGTGCTACTTGCTTCATGATCATTAGCCCTTGGAACAACTTGGACAACAGTAGATATGTGTTTAGACGTGATCGATTTATCACAAAAACAATCGGTCCTTTGCCAAGTTCTTCGGCCAATATCTTCATTGAACTGCTCTTAATAATATAAGCAGTAGTAGCACATGCTTTATCAACATTAGAATCTGAAATTTGAGTAGAAGCACTACCCTCCTTAGCCCGATATACTTTCTTCACATCTCTAGTATATTGAACATCACTAAACCGATTTGTACGCTTTAATTGGTCATGGACTGGacgtgatattctatcaaataccGGCCTTCGTAGTTCTATCGACATCAAATAAAAGAGATTAAATTGCATAAGAGGGGGTGACATCCACATACCGTTATAGCCTTAAGTTGAGCAAGGAGGAAAAGACATTGGAGGAGGCATCCAGGACCATGGCGCCATACCAAATGGCGGGTAGATGTTAGTAGCATTATCCTCCCTTGATTGATCATGATTGCACATTCCTTGTCTTGAAGGTGATCTTAATTGCTTAGCTTCACTTGGCCGATTTGTATTTGCTTGGACAACATTATCTttctcatatttagacaagagttgcttgaaagtgGGCTTGAATTTCTCAACCTTGTCATGTTTCTTCGTCTCATTGATTTTTTACTTGCCAACTTTGATCATCTTTGGCTTAGCATTGACATGCCTGTCCGCGGCTAAAGTGTTCTCCGCAGTCTTGACCAATCCTTTGCCTTCGAGAGTTTTTTCAAGTAACGTCTCTTTCAACAAGTTTTTGTTCTCCTCCAAAGGCTTTGGCCTTTCTTCACTAACGATTACGTTTTTCCCTATAGCTGACTCGGCTTGAGGTGGCCGAATTAATATGCTCGTCTTGTAGATCAACCATATTAGCCGGGAACGATTGAAGGTCTATTTGCATCTCCGTAAACTTCAATCGTCCTTTATTAATGACTGATTGAATCTGTCGACGGAAAACATTGCAATCGTTAATAGTATGAGAATACGAATTATGCCACGTACAATAAGCTCGCCTCTTTAATTCATCTAATGGTGGAATCACATGACCATGAGGCAGCttatctgtttttcatgtagcaagtaatcaaatattctatcacactttgctacatcaaaagtaaatttattttctttttactgATTATTAGGAGGCATCGGTTTAAGAGCAGAGCAAACAAATGGTTTAGATTTACCAAGCCTATTCGACCCAACATCATCATCGTTCGAATTTTCAGATTCATACTCAAGCATGTGCACATTAGGACGATCTCTCTTACTCTATTATTTGATttatgaaaatttctagactcTTTAGCCTGGCTTTCTTGAGTGGCTAACATCTAAGAAATCATGATTCTCTAGCTTTCCTTTAAATGAGAAAGTAAACCAGAATAAGCTAAGTCGGCCAAATCTCTATCATAAATTGTCAAATTAAAACATCGGTTTCTTGTATCTCTTAACCTTCGAATGTATTCAGCGACGAACTCAATGCGTTTTTATTTAACCGATGTTAAATGTGATAATCTAAGCTCAGTGTCCCTAGtataaaaatactaataaaattTTCACTCTAATTGGGGTCACATATAAATAGAATTAGGTGCTAAAGAAGTAAACCAGGTAAATGGAGGGCCAGATAATGATAAAGGAAACAATCTCAATTTTAACATACCACTAGCACTAGGTTCACCACACTGCAAGATAAATTGAGCGATATGTTCTAGAGTAGTTCTACCATCATCCCTGGTAAATTTAATAAACTCAGACACTCTATACCCTCTAGGATacttaatattattatagaaaTCAGGGTATGATTTTTGATAGACACGTGCTCTACCCTTAGGTTCTACCCCAAAGTGTTCTTTCAAAATACTAGCTATTTGCTCTCTAATATTTTCATGTCCCATAGGTTGCTCAGCCAGAGGGCTGAGTAGGAATCATATTAGTTTGTTATTGCTGCCCAAAAAAATGTGGTGGCGTATCATGAGAATGCGGCACAACAAGCTGCGTATATGGAGTATTTTGTGGAGACACTTTGAAACAAGCTTCCGGTAATGGACCATAAGGGATATCGGAGCCTTGTTGAGGTATAGGTGGTGTACTATATGTAACGGTATTATATGGAGCTATCAGTAAGTTTGCTGAAATTTCATTAACTCGGTTGTTACTATTAACTATATGTGGAGCCGAGTTAATTATACTAGATGCAGTGTTTGATAATGGAAAAACAAATGGTGTGACCTCTGGTTTAGTTGCATCTAGTGAAGTAGGTGGTGGTGTCACAACATTGACCGAACCTACAACATTAGTTCGGTTATAAATTTGTTCCATCGATATACTTTATTGTGTAGGCATAGGTGGTATAAATTTAACCAATGAATCAAGCAGATCTTGCTGAATTTTACCATCATTATTAGAAGTTGAAGCACTAGCATCATGTGATAGAGGTCGTTTTAGTGTATCGTTAATATTTTGCATCTTAAGAGCCATAGACTCTAAACGGCTACTGAGTGATTGATTAAAACCCTTAACTAATGTATCAAACGTGTTACTCATAACAACACCTACTTGCTGATCAATCATCAAAGCAACTTTCTCTTCAGAAGACGGTACGTTACTTACAGTGGGAGTTACCTCGGGCTTGATATAGATAGGCGTGAAATCTTTTGGTAGCGCGAAGCGAACGCCCTATCAAACTCCATCTTGCGCCTTTCATATTCTTGCTGTGCCTCCTCATCTAGCTCCTCGATGGCGAGCACAATGACGTTGTCAGGGTCGacttcggatccgttcgtcatGGCTAAGGTTTTAAAATTCGGCTAAAAGTTAGCCGAAAGTTTCTTCCCTAGAGGAGTcgccaaaaagtgtgttgacgcGAAAAGATGTCACGCtaaacactgagcacctcgtgtgcacaATCTGAGGAGCAGCACCTAGGATACCCCGGTCGTAGCGCTGCGTTATCGGaccttcgtcgtcacccacGCTCGGGAAGGACCCTGTTGGAGCGCGGATGGCCGGCGGCTTGTCCTTattcgtcgagatcaagaacaaagAGCAATGTAATTGGAAGAGAGAACATGACTACAGAAGCTAGGCAAAATAGATAAAAACAAAGGATAGGTTGtgttttgatcgattggttcattttttttcaattggtCATGACCCTCTTATATTTAAAGGGTGACAGGTTTTAGCCATACAAGATCaaaactcctaattcaaaccgaacaggacttacagatatgattcggctTGCCTTCCGATCTCCAAACTTTacataactaacatatcttttcTAATTAACCACGTGAACTCCTATATATCTACCCGAGTATTCTTTATTACAGTTTGGTCTTCATGGTTCACCGGTCACATGTACTGTTCACTGGTCGGAGGTACTATTCTTCACCACTTGAAGTAATGTTCACCGGTCGGAGTACTTTTCATAGGTCAATCTGGAAACTTCCAGAACCGAAATTCTACATAATATGCCAATTTCGATCGTCAACATCTAGTAGTCATTAGGCACCGCAAAATTGGTTCTTAGTGGTGAttactcaattcaaattttgtTGTATCATTCTCGAGTGATAACTTGTACTGCATGCTGACAATGGCTTATGGTGCTGAGAGCCTGAAAACTCGAATTAAGCACAGTGACAACAAATTCAAAATAGTAGTCTGCAACTCTGCTGCGGTCTTAGCCAATGACTTGCGGGTACTTCCGGCCTTGGTGGGCTCAGTCACGAAACACACCAAGCGTGATAGCTTTAGGGTCAGCGGCAACCGCAAAAGCCTGAACACAAACTTGCGACGAATACAGGCGGGTTGCGGCTGTCCACAACCTGCCCCACCTACATTCCTAACTGTTGGTTGCTATGAAAGGCTcaattttttttcgttttttgGGGTGGAGGTTCTTTAGCTGTGGTTCTTGATCTGCTAAAAGCAGCTGCAGATCAAGGATGAAACATGGAGTTCGGCTGCTATGGAGTTCCAATTTGTGAAGTAAATGCCAGTGGTGCATAGTGATTCTAGGGGAGTAGATGCTCTGTGTGGAACTGAGTAATTTGTCTGAGCTGAACTACATATTTTGCAATGCGATTCTTCATTAAATAGTACTAATAAAAATGACTACGGGGTGCAATTTCTAGGGACTCTAggtttgtttttgaattttaaattgaTTAGTTCAAGCTTGAAGGTTCAAACTTCGTAGCTCTGCTGTTGCAGGTTTCACACTCCAGTGAGTCTATATGTTTTGGTAGTATGTTGTCTGTAGTTCTGTTGAGTGTGCTTTTGTTATCTTTTTCTTGATCTATAACCTTCAGCTTCACTGCAGGCCAACACAATGAAGGTTTCATTGCTCTCAAGGTTCGATGAAGAGTAGTGTATATTGAGCTCTTGTCCAGTTCATGGTCTTGGGCTTCTTTGCTCCTGCTCAAGTCCATCTGTTTGCCAATCAAATCAAGAGGTGCAGATGAGTGTGGAGTACAATATGGATGAGGCCCTGAAAGCCAAAAATGTTGCAGAGAGCAAGTTTCATGCCCGTGACATCAGGGGTGCTCGGAAGTACGCAATCAAGGCCCAGACTCTCTGCCCGTCGCTTGATGACATATCTCAGATGGTGTCGACGCTTGAAGTTCATCTTGCAGCTGAGTCCAAGATTGATGGAGAGAGTGACTGGTACCGGATATTGTCTCTAAGCGCCTTTGCAGATGAAGAGGAAGTGAAGAAGCAGTACAGGAAGCTAGCTCTGCTGCTGCACCCCGACAAGAACAAGTCAGTTGGTGCTGAGGAGGCCTTCAAACTGATCTCTGAGGCGTGGAGTGTGTTGTCTGATAGTGACAGGAAGATACTTTACGATGAGAAGAGGAAAAATCATTCTGTTGTCAATGTAACAAATGGCATATATACTTACGATAAGAAGGCAAACAAGAGAGCTCGAAAGAATGCTGCTGCAGTGGCAGCTAAGGCTACTACTCATCCTGTCGGGGTTGATACGTTCTGGACATCTTGCAACCGCTGCTGCATGCAATATGAGTACTTAAGAATTTATCTTAATCATAACCTACTGTGCCCGAACTGCCATCATGCATTCTTGGCGGTGGAGACTGGATTTCCTTGCAACGGAAGCAGTTCCTCATTCTCCTGGTCgaccaagcagcagcagcagcagaaccaTAATTCCACCAAGCATTCGCCTGGTTCAACAAGCAGGACTTCTAGCATCCCAGGGACAGAGCACGGGGGATACCAGCAAGATAATACTTATGATTCCTACAACAATCAAAGCTTCCAGTGGAATCAGTACTCCAAGACAACGCCTGCAGCTAGTACAAATGCTTATAGTACACATGCCTCGGAGAAACAGAGAAAGAAGCATGATGAGAGCCACATCTACAACTATCCTGCAACTGGCAACACTTACGGCCATGAGAAAACTACTTCAAGGCGTGGCCGCTTTTCAAAGCGGAGAAGGTATAATAATGATTGCTGCACTTCTGTGGATTATGGTGTCGATAACAAAGAAACAGTCGCTGCAAGCACAGAAACAACTGCTTTCACTGATGTGGGACGGGTCAATGGTACTTCAGTGGAAAGGTTCAGATCCGCAGTGAGTGGAAGAAGAGCAAATATTTTGGGAGAGATCACCCAGATAGATACACGAGGTCTACTTCTTGAGAAAGCCAAGGCAGCTATCCGTGAAAAATTACATGAGTTAAACCTCACATCATCTTCAAGGTTTGCAGAGAGAAGAAAATCAGATGGGAAGCTACATCCTTGTGACAACAACATAAAGGTCAATGGGGTCCTCTCTCACAAACCTGGCAAAGGAGTCAAGCTATGCAACTCAAGAAGTGCTGACGTTCAAGTGCCCGCAACTAATGAAAAGAATCAAGAGCCTAGACGTGTGCCTGTGTCAATTGATGTCCCAGACCCTGACTTCCATGATTTTGATAAAGATCGTACagagagagcttttgatggTGATCAAGTATGGGCTACATATGATAGTGAGGATGGCATGCCTCGTCTATATGTAATGGTGCAGAAAGTTCTTTCAATGAAGCCTTTCAGAATCCGCATGAGTTTCCTCAACTCCAAGTCCAATATTGAACTGGCACCGATAAGCTGGGTTGCCTCTGGTTTTCAAAAGACATGTGGCGATTTCAGGGTCGGGAGATATCAGATCACTGAAACAATCAACATATTTTCACACAAAGTCAGCTGGACCAAAGGTCCTCGTGGGATTATCAGGATTGTTCCTCAGAAAGGGGATACATGGGCTTTGTATCGGAACTGGTCTCCTGATTGGAATGAGCTTACACCTGATGATGTGGTATACACGTACGAGATAGTAGAAGTTATTGATGATTTTAGTGAGGAGCAAGGGCTGACTGTCATCCCATTGCTGAAGGTTGCTGGTTTCAAGGCTGTCTTCCATAGGCACATGGATCCCCAGGAGGTCAGGAGGATACCCAAGGAAGAGCTGTTCCGGTTCTCACATCAAGTTCCTTCTCGCCTTCTGACCGGTGAAGAAGGCAACAATTCCCCAAAAGGTTGCCATGAGCTGGACCCTGCGGCAACTCCGGTGGACCTTCTTAAGGTTATTGCAGAGGTCAAGGAAGATGCGGCAACGCAGACTGCTAAATAGAAGAGGGCAACTCTGAACACTGAAGATAGGTCAGATCACACTTCGTCAATGATATGTCAGCACTCTTTGGTCCCTTAGCTCTATTATGTCATCTCATTTTTAGCTGATGACTTGGACAATACTGCCAGGACAAGCAGCTTATGTCACAGACTTCTGATCTTTTCTTATTAGGCATTTCTAACATTTGATTTTGTCGCTACATGGACACGACTTAGATTAAATGATCATTGGGAGGCCACTCGCGGCAGTGGTGAGGCGGTTAGTCAACGGAAGCTAGGAGTCTCGTGACTTGCTGAAGGTGACTTGCGCATACAGAGCCAAGTTTGAGTCGAGGGAAAGAGCCGCTAGGCTTACCCATGTACCCGCATTTGCGTACTTGTTTACTTATGATGTTACATTTCCTTTAATCTATAGTAATTCATCCTATGATGTTGAACTTGGTAATTCTAGACTCGGAAATTTAGTATTGTCTTTACTGGATACTTCTGTCTTTTACCTTCACCTTATATTTATATACTTCAATCTATGTTTGGTTGATTGGATTCAGATGAAATATTTGTGCTGATTCATGCTCTGCCAAGCATGTTAGCTTCTAACATTATATGCTGTCTTCTACCCATGTGCATTCCATTTCCACGGAATATGCTGGCAACATTCAGGTTCTTGATGTGGTTGTTGAATGAAATATGTGGGTATTCTGGTATGCATGTTTTGAATATTTAAATAtaggtatatacgtataaggaatatattatatatggacAGGGTATATCGTATATTTAAGAACAATTTTGGATATTGCAGATTCGAATCTACGGAACTTGATATACTCGGAGATTACGAAAACTCGTATTATGAAGATCTTGATTGGGTTAATCGATCCAAGTACGATTAGTATCAAGTTGAATTTGACTGCTTTACCTTGACTAATAAGATGACgtactccctatcgactatagTTGAGGTGACATCAAGATCCCTTTATAAGGTGAGGACCCTGACCCCAGAGGAACAACTCACTAATCAATGCCTACACAACTCGATGCAAGCATTAAGACCCTAGTTTTTGGAGATATTCGGCAACTTCAAAcctagattagtttagatccgatctactctattgtaataggtctacccaccttacttgtactcgagataattcatatattgcatcatccatataggacgtagggtattactccataTCGGAGGCCTGGACCTGTACACATCAtgtgtcttgtttcctgctcgatcgctaatctcgaaggtaccctagTTCAATTACGAATATATTgttaggaactaatcttcaacaGTTGGCGTTTCAAGTAGAGACCTTCATCTGTTTTTTAGGATCTatcatgtctcaagtgcgcGTTCGTGTTGGACTCTGacaccggcttctacgaccacttcgagtcggCGACGGTCATTTTCGCATCATCACCTTTGGAACAATGGCATACCgctgggacgatcaaggtgaactgatccaCACCAGTATCATTGAGTCTAGCTCATTAGACGCATATCGCAAGGTGGGACACCTCGAATGGGGATCCTAATGGGCCTAACATTCTTTagttcatggacaccgacaaCGAAGGTGGGAGTCAAGACAGTGGCGACGACAACTCCATCGATGActagagcagccgaacagatcgatttgtGTTTATGGCCAGAGCCGACGGCACACCCATCGAGCAAAACATGGAGAATTCGAACACCGTGATGAATGATGGTGAAAGAATCCTCGAGGATCAAGCAGCATCAGCCACTGCCCAAGGCAATGGTGTTGCTGGAGGATTTCCACCAAGGATGTCCATAGCTAGGGCTATGCAGGCCCCCAGTACCTCCCATCATCGACGAGCGATGGAGAATCAGGGGAACCTTGATATTTGATGTCGACTTGGCCTGAGAATGCCTGCGCTGCAGGTACTGCCTCCACCAGCAACAATTCCAACGTCGAGGAActtgaaacaaaaaaacaaaaaaaaattaaagcaaTAATAAGGAGCAACCGGGGTTAATAAAACTGAGAAAATTGACTCGGAAAGAAACTTTTTTGGAAGCTCCATTGCAGGATTCAAACCTAACCATTAAAGGAGAAGCTATGGGAACGACAAAACCTATGACTGCATAGGATTTTATTGAAAAGAATCCTAAACTCCCTCAACATAGCGATCGCGGAGCGACATCAGTTCGACCACAGCTAAGTCTGGGCAGCTATATTTTCAGTACTCCGAAAGCTAATATCCAGGGTGGTCATATGATCCTGAGTTCCTTCCCCGAGTTGGACCCGAGAAATCCTCTAACCCTGATGGTCAATCAGCTCAAAACTctactcgatgcagctcagatcTAGGAGGCTCGAGTGAATAACCCCAGCGGCTCTAGGCACCCTAGCCAGCAAGGTGCTGGTTTGAGGAGTCACGAACGCGGATATCTCCGAGTCGAGGGATCTCAaatgggaagctcaggtggtcgagttTGAGCATAGTCCTGCATCCTAAACTATAATTGCCCCATCTATTGGTATAGGaaccaggaagacctgaggaaccGCATCCCTCACGATAGGCACGATCTACGAAGAGTGATAGAAAATCATCGTGAGGAACATCACGATGACGACCATCGTTATAATAACCCCAGATCTCCGGGACGAGATGATCGACGTGACTCCCTTGTTCGAAGGAATGTGCATAATAGTCCTCTCCCATTTCCTCTTGAAAAAATTGACAGAGGCTGTGAAGCCTTCGCACCTGAGCTTGGTCGATACGATGGTCTGAGAAGTTCAAGGTGAGCCCGATTAATACAACAGGAAGCTCAATCCtaatgagtggttgcagatgTACACTATTGTTATTCGAGCGGTCGGCGGTgacaacaaggtaatggccaattacctactGACCGCCCTCAATGGACCTGCAAGGTCCTTGTTGTTGAATCTGCCACCCAACTCGATCCGATCATGGGCTAAACTGAAGGCTTAGTTCATCGCTAACTTCTAAGGAACATTCGAGCGCCTAGGAACGAAAGACGATCTTCACCAGCTGAACCAAGCTAAGGATGAATCTCTTCAATACTTCATTCGTAGGTTCAACGACAGGCACAACATGATCTCGAACATCTCTGACAGctcagtcatcatcgccttcaagtgAGGCGTCAAGGACAAAGATCTAGTCAGGAAACTGGCTATCCAGAGGATCAATACAGTAAAAGAACTCTTCAAGCTGGCTGACAAGTGTGCAAAGCGTGCCAAAGCTCAGGTACACACCAAAATTTCTCAGTCTGGCAAGGACAAGCATGAGTCCTCAAAGAATGaggggaaaaaacaaacctAGTGACAAGCGTAAGGGTTCGGACATGACTGTAGCTACggtcgataggagcaagtcgTGCAACACCGGGGATAATAAGGGCATGAGCCATGGAGGCGGGAAGTGGTATCCCGTCCATCGGATCAACCAGCATGACTTTGACGAGTGTCACGTTATCAAGAAGAAGCTCGACGATAAGCTTAAGGTTGCTACTACTGATTATCATAGCAAATAGGACAAGCCAgactccaaggatgatgagCCCAAATTCTATGGGGCTGACCAGAgtttggcacacatcttcgAAGGGTCCGCCTCATACGAGTCCAAGAGACAGTACACGGCGGTTGAAAGGGAGGTCAATCTGACTTTAACTGGGCCTCCCCGGTACCTCAAGTGGTCATAAATCCCGATCACTTTCGATCAAGTTGATCATCCAGCCACGGTTCCACACCCAGGTCAGTATTTGGTTGTGGTCCAgcctactatcctcaacatcaaagtcttTAGGACATTGGTCGACGAGGGTAGCTCGTTCAAGCTCATCTTCGCCAAAACATTAGACAAAATGGGGATCCAAAGGTAAGAGCTCAAGACAGGAGCTGAGCCTTTCCATGGTATAACTGTGAATTCATTGACCATGCCCCTTGGCTTGATCGAGCTACCGATCACATTTGGCAAGTCCGACAACTTTCGCATTGAAAAGTTAACCTTCGATGTCGCGGACTTTGAGATGGATTACAATGTGATCTTAGACCGCCCAATGCTTGGCATGTTCAT harbors:
- the LOC133888108 gene encoding uncharacterized protein LOC133888108; protein product: MSVEYNMDEALKAKNVAESKFHARDIRGARKYAIKAQTLCPSLDDISQMVSTLEVHLAAESKIDGESDWYRILSLSAFADEEEVKKQYRKLALLLHPDKNKSVGAEEAFKLISEAWSVLSDSDRKILYDEKRKNHSVVNVTNGIYTYDKKANKRARKNAAAVAAKATTHPVGVDTFWTSCNRCCMQYEYLRIYLNHNLLCPNCHHAFLAVETGFPCNGSSSSFSWSTKQQQQQNHNSTKHSPGSTSRTSSIPGTEHGGYQQDNTYDSYNNQSFQWNQYSKTTPAASTNAYSTHASEKQRKKHDESHIYNYPATGNTYGHEKTTSRRGRFSKRRRYNNDCCTSVDYGVDNKETVAASTETTAFTDVGRVNGTSVERFRSAVSGRRANILGEITQIDTRGLLLEKAKAAIREKLHELNLTSSSRFAERRKSDGKLHPCDNNIKVNGVLSHKPGKGVKLCNSRSADVQVPATNEKNQEPRRVPVSIDVPDPDFHDFDKDRTERAFDGDQVWATYDSEDGMPRLYVMVQKVLSMKPFRIRMSFLNSKSNIELAPISWVASGFQKTCGDFRVGRYQITETINIFSHKVSWTKGPRGIIRIVPQKGDTWALYRNWSPDWNELTPDDVVYTYEIVEVIDDFSEEQGLTVIPLLKVAGFKAVFHRHMDPQEVRRIPKEELFRFSHQVPSRLLTGEEGNNSPKGCHELDPAATPVDLLKVIAEVKEDAATQTAK